One window of the Staphylococcus equorum genome contains the following:
- a CDS encoding 3-hydroxybutyrate dehydrogenase yields the protein MVKDKVVIITGAASGIGLGIARVFLENGAKVVLADLNNEKLAQETHDLKDQGYDCMPVQVDVTDEAAVKNMIDVTVAKYGRLDILFNNAGLQHVESIESFPTDKFRQMIDIMLTGSFIGTKYALPIMKEQQFGRILNMASINGVIGFAGKAAYNSAKHGIIGLTKVSALETASEGITVNAICPGYIDTPLVRNQMADLAKDRGVEVEQVLEDVLYPLIPQKRLLDIKDIAEYALFLCSDSAKSVTGQAVLIDGGYTVQ from the coding sequence ATGGTCAAAGATAAAGTAGTCATTATTACAGGTGCAGCAAGTGGCATCGGTTTAGGGATTGCTAGAGTATTTTTAGAAAATGGCGCTAAAGTCGTGTTAGCTGATTTAAACAATGAAAAATTAGCTCAGGAAACACATGATTTGAAAGACCAAGGTTACGATTGCATGCCAGTTCAAGTGGATGTCACTGATGAAGCGGCAGTTAAGAATATGATAGATGTAACTGTAGCAAAGTATGGTCGTTTAGACATTTTATTTAATAACGCAGGCTTACAACATGTTGAAAGTATCGAATCATTCCCAACTGACAAGTTCAGACAAATGATTGATATCATGTTAACTGGCAGTTTTATTGGTACAAAATATGCATTGCCGATTATGAAAGAACAACAATTTGGTCGTATTTTAAATATGGCTTCAATTAATGGCGTGATTGGTTTTGCTGGAAAAGCAGCGTATAACAGCGCTAAACATGGCATTATCGGTTTAACAAAAGTCTCAGCTTTGGAAACGGCGTCGGAAGGCATTACAGTCAATGCGATTTGTCCTGGCTACATAGATACCCCACTCGTACGTAATCAAATGGCAGATTTAGCTAAAGATAGAGGCGTCGAGGTAGAGCAAGTGTTAGAAGACGTATTATATCCGTTGATTCCACAAAAACGTTTATTAGATATTAAAGATATCGCAGAATATGCATTATTCTTGTGTAGCGACAGCGCTAAAAGTGTCACCGGGCAGGCTGTTTTAATAGATGGTGGTTATACTGTTCAATAA
- a CDS encoding 3-oxoacid CoA-transferase subunit B: MDKQLQRKKIIQRAAQEIKSDMVINLGIGMPTLVANEINDHVENVFFQSENGLLGIGPYPTDVEVDPDLINAGKETVTAAKGASYFDNAESFAMIRGGHIDLAILGGMEVSQTGDLANYMIPGKLVKGMGGAMDLVVGAQKVVVIMDHMNKHGESKIKAQCELPLTGAGVVNTLITDLAVFQFENGMMKLVELQDGVTLEEVEANTEAQFENHLK; encoded by the coding sequence ATGGATAAACAATTACAACGTAAGAAGATTATTCAACGTGCTGCACAAGAGATTAAAAGCGATATGGTAATTAATTTAGGTATCGGTATGCCTACACTTGTGGCCAATGAAATTAATGACCATGTAGAGAATGTCTTTTTCCAATCTGAAAATGGTTTGCTAGGTATCGGACCTTATCCAACAGACGTCGAAGTGGATCCAGACTTAATCAATGCAGGTAAAGAAACGGTGACTGCTGCGAAAGGTGCGTCGTATTTTGATAATGCGGAATCCTTCGCTATGATTCGTGGCGGACATATCGACTTAGCAATCCTTGGGGGCATGGAAGTCTCACAAACAGGAGATTTAGCCAATTACATGATTCCAGGTAAATTAGTCAAAGGTATGGGTGGCGCGATGGATTTAGTCGTCGGCGCACAAAAGGTCGTCGTAATTATGGATCACATGAATAAACATGGTGAGTCGAAGATTAAAGCACAATGTGAATTACCACTCACAGGTGCTGGCGTCGTCAACACATTAATTACAGATTTAGCAGTATTTCAATTTGAAAACGGAATGATGAAGCTTGTTGAATTACAAGATGGTGTCACTTTGGAAGAAGTTGAAGCCAATACAGAAGCGCAATTTGAAAATCATTTGAAGTAG
- a CDS encoding CoA transferase subunit A, translating into MSKVINDIHTAFDGLEDGMIVLAGGFGLCGIPEHAIEAIRTKGTKALTVVSNNCGVDDFGLGRLLENKQIDKMISSYVGENKIFEQQLINGELDVELTPQGTLAEKLRSGGAGIPAFYTKTGVGTLIAEGKETREFDGETYVMERAIKGDFGIVKAQKADTFGNLVFEKTARNFNPLCAMAATTTVVEVEELVEIGEIDPDEVHMSGVYVDYIYLGEHFEKRIEKRTVKESNHG; encoded by the coding sequence ATGTCGAAAGTAATTAATGATATACATACAGCATTCGATGGACTAGAGGATGGCATGATTGTACTTGCTGGTGGCTTTGGGTTATGTGGCATACCAGAACATGCTATCGAAGCAATCCGTACGAAGGGTACAAAAGCTTTAACAGTAGTAAGTAATAACTGTGGTGTAGATGATTTTGGCTTAGGCCGTTTATTAGAGAACAAACAAATTGATAAAATGATTAGTTCCTACGTGGGTGAAAATAAAATATTTGAACAACAATTAATTAATGGTGAATTAGATGTAGAATTAACACCACAAGGTACATTAGCTGAGAAATTACGCTCAGGTGGCGCAGGTATACCTGCTTTTTATACGAAAACAGGTGTAGGTACGTTAATCGCTGAAGGTAAAGAAACGCGTGAATTTGATGGTGAAACGTATGTCATGGAACGTGCGATTAAAGGTGATTTTGGTATTGTAAAAGCGCAAAAAGCAGATACCTTTGGCAACTTAGTTTTTGAAAAAACTGCACGTAATTTTAATCCCTTATGTGCGATGGCTGCCACAACGACTGTCGTTGAAGTTGAAGAATTAGTTGAAATTGGAGAAATTGATCCGGATGAAGTACATATGTCAGGCGTTTACGTAGACTATATTTATTTAGGAGAGCATTTTGAAAAACGCATTGAGAAACGCACAGTGAAGGAGTCTAATCATGGATAA
- a CDS encoding GNAT family N-acetyltransferase: MVEFRELTMGDEALYCDYMREWIDHDEKVVPEITNITKYSNFEEIVHELADNKSHDQTVDNTTLFLIDDDEIIGAANIRHNLNDRLKKVGGHVGYGIRKKYRGKGFGNKLLKKSLDYLSRIGVQEALITCDQDNEVSVAVIKHNGGEEIEPSTLDDGTVIRRFQIEIA, translated from the coding sequence ATGGTTGAATTTAGAGAATTAACAATGGGTGACGAAGCATTATATTGTGATTATATGAGAGAATGGATTGATCATGATGAAAAGGTAGTACCCGAGATTACAAATATTACAAAATATAGTAATTTTGAAGAAATAGTTCACGAATTAGCAGATAACAAATCACACGATCAAACTGTAGATAATACGACATTGTTTTTAATAGATGATGATGAAATCATCGGTGCTGCCAATATTCGTCATAACTTAAACGATAGACTGAAAAAAGTCGGCGGCCATGTTGGCTACGGCATTCGCAAAAAATACCGTGGCAAAGGTTTTGGCAACAAGTTGTTGAAGAAATCTTTAGACTACTTATCAAGAATTGGTGTTCAAGAAGCTTTAATTACTTGTGATCAAGATAATGAAGTTTCTGTAGCAGTAATTAAGCATAACGGTGGCGAAGAAATCGAACCATCCACGTTGGATGATGGTACAGTCATACGCCGTTTCCAGATTGAGATAGCATAA
- a CDS encoding GNAT family N-acetyltransferase — translation MTKNLGLHFTTQRLIIRPLEENDYETWLRGFVNRKPSQFKYDKGQVDMSESTEPWFAALIVRQQQAIEADDLYIFGIFDKEMNHLGMLDIKNLSRDNFQWAEIGYFIHNQYWNQGFAYEAVTELVKQARDTLHFHRLEAHINIDNMPSIGLIEKVGFQFECVRKGFIFENGEWTDHYVYYLNTHNEIIDE, via the coding sequence ATGACGAAAAATTTAGGGTTGCATTTTACTACACAACGCCTTATCATTAGACCGTTGGAAGAAAATGATTACGAAACATGGTTGCGTGGTTTTGTAAACCGCAAGCCGTCTCAATTTAAATATGATAAAGGTCAAGTAGACATGTCAGAATCGACTGAACCGTGGTTTGCAGCGCTTATTGTAAGGCAACAACAAGCTATTGAAGCAGATGATTTATATATCTTTGGGATTTTTGATAAAGAGATGAATCATTTAGGCATGCTTGATATTAAGAACTTGAGCCGCGACAATTTTCAGTGGGCTGAAATTGGTTATTTTATTCACAATCAGTATTGGAATCAAGGCTTTGCTTATGAAGCAGTGACAGAATTAGTTAAGCAAGCACGAGATACACTGCATTTTCACAGACTTGAAGCACATATCAATATAGATAATATGCCTTCAATCGGTTTGATTGAAAAAGTAGGCTTTCAATTTGAATGTGTGCGTAAAGGTTTCATATTTGAGAATGGCGAATGGACAGATCATTATGTGTACTATTTAAATACACACAACGAAATCATAGATGAGTAA
- a CDS encoding bifunctional glycosyltransferase/CDP-glycerol:glycerophosphate glycerophosphotransferase, translating into MKKLVVYGSFSSMNEVDEIVTHCRDEYKKIIIAYHIKSMIQADIENSHGIDLVLKYKNLSDLAIFETEDFQIISLNELIYERYDFKMSIVIPVYNTEQYIEETLESIIKQNMNLEDIQIILVNDGSTDNSEAILTKYRNRYPNNIYYTSKQNEGVSIARNTGLKYVRGKYVNFLDSDDKWGLTTLKHVYNYFEMNPTLNVISTRLRFFDNIVGEHPLNFKYENKVNKVVDLKQDYDHIQMNVASVFFRTSAIKGVTFDTSLKYGEDAKFVYNVIKQTFKIGLMSYTQGCYWYRKRRDESSAIDKALSNPTFYSPTIEKFHNYLINDNRDNNIPKYVQMMILYDLQYRLSYQNITLSTLNSKQLEKYTNQIIQLLKRMDDDVISNAHLKQINAVYQIAILSVKYEGTNLNIKHENGEYKIYSNQIFIKNVSDMYLKTEYLYEKNKLLKCGYSLPNINMNIDVIPVAIINKEEIVRPVQESIITSQKFLNKNISYNKFYRFDISLNDDIKQIELKYLVNHSSLEKINQVSKTRHTNFSNTRIPFKQYANRTLRIEDNKKILHIKKKRFIIWKNILGLLKNKKTRKSAIYKIIGIINKKRSNDKVWLFVDRLDKAGDNAEALFDFVVKNKPDVKAYFLIYPSSPDFVKLREKYGDKIVAFNSKRHHILMFKTNKLFTSHSEAYLFNPFGGINGKFIRELLDFEFIFLQHGVIQNDLSTLLHKRNKPIDYFITSAEAEKREIIEKYGFSEQEVILSGLSRFDLLSHNKKSTEQVITVMPTWRPHLLEVSDKQFVASHFYKSIYAFLTHPKIQQIAKHKNNKINLCLHPRMQDRFSKFFKHITYINIPNHFSYKDIISNTNLLITDVSSIAFDIAYLRKPIIYYQFDIDEIYTYSVYTPGYFNYVQNGFGPVTYDVTSLVKEVVKVRKNNFKMSKFYLRRSAMFFKYHDQNNRQRTIELISEQALRYKA; encoded by the coding sequence ATGAAGAAATTAGTGGTTTATGGTAGTTTTTCATCAATGAATGAAGTTGATGAAATCGTAACACATTGTAGAGATGAATATAAAAAAATTATTATAGCTTATCATATAAAATCTATGATACAAGCTGATATTGAAAACAGTCATGGTATTGACCTCGTACTGAAATATAAAAATTTAAGTGACTTGGCTATATTTGAAACTGAAGATTTTCAAATTATAAGTTTAAATGAACTTATATATGAAAGATATGATTTTAAAATGAGTATTGTAATACCTGTATATAATACAGAGCAATACATTGAAGAAACATTAGAAAGTATTATTAAACAAAATATGAATTTAGAGGATATACAGATTATTCTTGTGAATGATGGATCGACGGATAATTCAGAGGCTATATTAACTAAATATAGAAATAGATATCCTAATAACATTTATTATACAAGTAAACAAAATGAAGGGGTTTCTATCGCTAGAAATACAGGGTTAAAGTATGTAAGAGGTAAATATGTAAACTTTCTGGATTCGGATGACAAATGGGGACTTACAACTTTAAAGCATGTATATAATTATTTTGAGATGAATCCTACGCTTAATGTTATTTCTACAAGGTTAAGGTTTTTTGACAATATTGTTGGAGAACATCCCTTAAATTTTAAATATGAAAATAAAGTAAATAAAGTCGTAGATTTAAAACAAGATTATGATCATATTCAAATGAATGTTGCTTCTGTATTTTTTAGAACGTCAGCTATTAAAGGTGTAACTTTTGATACTTCATTAAAATATGGTGAAGATGCTAAATTTGTTTACAATGTCATTAAACAAACTTTTAAAATTGGTTTAATGAGTTACACGCAAGGTTGTTATTGGTATAGAAAAAGAAGAGACGAATCATCAGCTATAGATAAAGCATTATCTAACCCAACGTTTTATAGTCCAACCATCGAAAAATTTCATAATTACTTAATCAATGACAACCGTGACAATAATATTCCTAAGTACGTACAAATGATGATTTTATATGATTTACAATATAGATTAAGTTATCAAAATATTACGCTTTCAACCCTGAACAGTAAACAACTAGAAAAATATACAAACCAAATCATTCAGTTACTTAAACGAATGGATGATGACGTAATCTCTAATGCGCATCTAAAGCAAATTAATGCTGTGTATCAAATCGCTATTTTATCAGTGAAATATGAAGGGACAAATTTAAATATAAAGCATGAAAACGGAGAATATAAAATATATTCAAACCAGATTTTTATTAAAAATGTGAGTGATATGTATTTAAAGACAGAATATCTTTATGAAAAAAACAAACTATTAAAATGCGGATATAGCTTACCAAATATTAATATGAATATTGATGTTATACCAGTAGCAATAATTAATAAAGAAGAAATTGTTCGACCTGTTCAAGAATCGATAATAACATCACAAAAATTTTTGAATAAAAACATCAGTTATAATAAATTTTACAGATTTGATATAAGTTTAAATGACGATATTAAGCAGATAGAATTAAAATATCTTGTGAATCATAGCAGCTTAGAAAAGATTAACCAAGTCAGTAAAACAAGGCATACGAATTTTAGTAATACGAGGATTCCATTTAAACAATATGCTAATAGAACGTTAAGAATTGAAGATAATAAGAAGATTCTCCATATCAAAAAGAAGCGGTTTATTATATGGAAAAATATACTTGGCTTACTAAAAAATAAAAAAACGAGAAAGTCAGCTATATATAAAATTATAGGCATTATTAATAAAAAAAGAAGCAATGACAAAGTATGGTTATTCGTCGATAGATTAGATAAGGCAGGTGATAACGCAGAAGCATTATTTGATTTTGTGGTAAAAAACAAACCTGACGTTAAAGCATATTTTCTTATTTATCCTTCTAGCCCAGACTTTGTAAAGTTACGTGAAAAATATGGAGATAAGATTGTTGCATTTAATAGTAAAAGACACCATATACTCATGTTTAAAACAAACAAACTTTTTACATCACACTCAGAAGCATATCTGTTTAATCCGTTTGGTGGCATCAATGGGAAATTTATCAGAGAGCTTTTAGACTTTGAATTCATATTTTTACAACATGGTGTCATTCAAAATGACTTATCTACGTTATTACATAAACGGAACAAACCAATAGATTATTTTATTACAAGTGCTGAAGCAGAGAAAAGAGAAATTATAGAAAAATACGGTTTTAGTGAACAAGAAGTGATACTTTCAGGATTATCTAGGTTCGATTTATTAAGTCACAATAAAAAAAGTACTGAGCAAGTGATAACCGTCATGCCTACTTGGAGACCTCATCTACTTGAAGTAAGTGATAAACAATTCGTAGCAAGTCATTTTTATAAATCCATTTATGCATTTTTAACTCATCCTAAGATTCAACAAATAGCCAAACATAAAAACAATAAAATTAATTTGTGCTTACATCCGAGAATGCAAGACCGATTTTCGAAATTTTTTAAGCATATTACATATATCAACATCCCTAATCACTTTAGTTATAAAGATATTATTAGCAACACTAACTTGTTAATAACAGATGTATCGTCTATCGCATTTGATATTGCTTATTTAAGAAAACCAATCATTTATTATCAATTTGATATTGATGAAATCTATACATATTCAGTGTATACTCCTGGCTATTTCAACTATGTACAAAATGGGTTTGGTCCTGTAACTTATGATGTAACTTCATTAGTAAAAGAAGTTGTTAAAGTTAGAAAAAATAACTTCAAAATGAGCAAGTTTTACTTAAGAAGAAGTGCGATGTTTTTCAAATATCATGATCAAAATAATAGACAACGCACTATAGAGCTAATATCGGAACAAGCACTAAGGTATAAAGCGTAG
- a CDS encoding glycine C-acetyltransferase, which translates to MVQSLHGFLDENIQYLKDNGLYNEIDTIEGANGPEINIKEKNYVNLSSNNYLGLATDEDLKQAAKDAIDTHGVGAGAVRSINGTLDLHDELEAKLAEFKGTEAAVAYQSGFNCNMAAISAVMNKHDAILSDELNHASIIDGCRLSKAKIIRVNHSDMEDLRAKAKEAVESGQYNKVMYITDGVFSMDGDVAKLPEIVEIAEEFGLITYVDDAHGSGVMGKGAGTVKHFGLQDKIDFQMGTLSKAIGVVGGYVAGTQSLIDWLKVQSRPFLFSTSLAPGDTKAITESVKKLMASTELHDKLWDNGNYLKAGLKDLGFNIGNSETPITPVIIGDEKETQAFSSRLKDEGIYVKSIVFPTVPKGTGRVRNMPTAAHTKEMLDQALAAYEKVGKELGTIK; encoded by the coding sequence GTGGTACAATCACTACATGGCTTTTTAGATGAAAATATTCAGTATTTAAAGGATAACGGTTTATACAATGAAATAGATACAATTGAAGGTGCGAATGGGCCTGAAATTAATATCAAGGAAAAGAATTACGTTAACTTATCTTCGAACAATTATTTAGGACTAGCAACAGATGAAGATTTAAAGCAAGCTGCGAAAGATGCAATTGATACACATGGTGTTGGTGCAGGTGCAGTACGTTCGATTAATGGTACATTAGATTTACATGATGAATTAGAAGCAAAATTAGCTGAATTTAAAGGGACAGAAGCAGCAGTAGCGTATCAATCAGGTTTCAACTGTAATATGGCAGCAATTTCTGCTGTTATGAATAAACATGATGCGATACTTTCAGATGAATTAAATCACGCATCTATTATAGATGGCTGTCGTTTATCTAAAGCGAAAATTATTCGTGTAAACCACTCAGATATGGAAGACTTACGCGCAAAAGCAAAAGAAGCAGTGGAGTCAGGTCAATATAATAAAGTTATGTACATTACTGATGGTGTATTCAGCATGGACGGTGATGTTGCGAAATTGCCAGAAATCGTTGAAATCGCCGAAGAATTTGGCTTAATTACTTATGTTGATGACGCACATGGTTCAGGCGTGATGGGTAAAGGTGCAGGCACAGTAAAACATTTTGGCTTACAGGACAAGATTGATTTCCAAATGGGTACGTTATCAAAAGCGATTGGTGTTGTAGGTGGTTATGTAGCTGGAACACAATCATTAATTGATTGGTTAAAAGTACAATCAAGACCATTTTTATTCTCTACATCATTAGCGCCTGGAGATACGAAAGCAATCACTGAATCAGTGAAAAAATTAATGGCATCTACAGAATTACACGATAAACTTTGGGATAATGGTAATTATTTAAAAGCTGGATTAAAAGATCTAGGATTTAATATTGGTAACTCAGAAACACCAATCACACCTGTTATTATTGGCGATGAGAAGGAAACACAAGCATTCAGTAGCCGTTTGAAAGACGAAGGCATCTATGTGAAGTCAATCGTCTTCCCAACAGTTCCTAAAGGTACAGGACGTGTGCGTAACATGCCAACAGCTGCGCATACGAAAGAAATGTTAGACCAAGCACTAGCTGCTTATGAAAAAGTAGGCAAAGAACTAGGAACAATTAAATAG
- a CDS encoding M20 family metallopeptidase: MFDWFQLAQEKESKMIQVRRYLHQYPELSFEEYHTHDYIQNQLSQLSCEIRTPVGRNGIVATFKGRGDGPTVALRADFDALPIDELTEVDYKSKNPGAMHACGHDGHTATLLGVAEIIEHHLQFLNGNVVLIFQYGEEVMPGGSQEMIDDGCLQDVDKIYANHLWSGYPTGTIYSRAGAMMASPDEFNITIQGKGGHGAKPHETIDPVVIMAEFIMSAQKIVSRTIDPVKQAVISFGMVQAGSADNIIPDTAFCKGTVRTFDTEVQTHVMTKMDKLLQGLAVANDITYTMDYIKGYLPVHNNPNSYEVVKKAANDINLRFNESELMMIGEDFSHYLKVRPGALFLTGCGNPEKDTTHPHHSPNFNIDEKAMKYTVSQFLKILELENVIVKTTS, from the coding sequence TTGTTTGATTGGTTTCAACTAGCGCAAGAAAAAGAAAGTAAAATGATACAAGTACGTCGTTACTTACATCAATATCCCGAATTATCGTTCGAAGAATACCATACTCATGATTATATTCAAAATCAATTGAGTCAATTGTCATGTGAAATACGTACACCCGTAGGTCGCAATGGTATCGTTGCGACTTTTAAAGGTCGTGGCGACGGTCCCACTGTAGCATTACGTGCAGACTTCGATGCACTACCTATAGATGAACTTACAGAAGTCGATTACAAATCTAAAAATCCTGGTGCCATGCACGCATGTGGTCATGATGGTCACACCGCAACTTTATTAGGCGTGGCTGAAATTATAGAGCATCATCTACAATTTTTAAATGGTAACGTGGTGCTCATCTTCCAATATGGCGAAGAAGTAATGCCAGGTGGCTCTCAAGAAATGATAGACGATGGTTGTTTACAAGACGTAGACAAAATATACGCTAACCATTTATGGAGCGGTTATCCTACAGGTACGATTTATTCACGTGCTGGTGCAATGATGGCTTCACCAGATGAATTCAACATTACAATTCAAGGTAAAGGCGGACATGGTGCCAAACCACACGAAACCATTGATCCTGTAGTTATCATGGCTGAATTTATTATGAGTGCACAAAAAATCGTTTCAAGAACGATTGACCCTGTCAAACAGGCAGTGATAAGTTTTGGTATGGTCCAAGCAGGATCTGCAGATAATATCATTCCTGACACTGCATTTTGTAAAGGTACTGTACGTACATTCGATACAGAAGTCCAAACTCATGTTATGACTAAAATGGATAAACTCTTACAAGGTCTTGCTGTGGCAAACGACATCACATATACAATGGATTACATTAAGGGCTATCTACCTGTCCACAACAATCCAAATAGCTATGAAGTTGTTAAAAAAGCAGCAAACGATATTAACTTAAGATTCAACGAGTCAGAATTAATGATGATTGGTGAAGACTTCTCTCATTACTTAAAAGTCCGTCCAGGTGCTTTATTCCTAACAGGATGCGGTAATCCAGAAAAAGATACAACACACCCACATCACAGTCCAAACTTCAATATTGATGAAAAAGCAATGAAATACACCGTTAGCCAATTCCTCAAAATTCTAGAACTCGAAAATGTGATTGTTAAAACCACTTCGTAA
- the tuf gene encoding elongation factor Tu — MAKEKFDRSKTHANIGTIGHVDHGKTTLTAAIATVMAKNGDTVAQSYDMIDNAPEEKERGITINTSHIEYQTNSRHYAHVDCPGHADYVKNMITGAAQMDGGILVVSAADGPMPQTREHILLSRNVGVPALVVFLNKVDMVDDEELLELVEMEVRDLLSEYDFPGDDVPVIAGSALKALEGVEEYENKILELMDAVDEFIPTPERDSDKPFMMPVEDVFSITGRGTVATGRVERGQIKVGAEIEIIGMQEESTKTTVTGVEMFRKLLDYAEAGDNIGALLRGVSRDDISRGQVLAAPGTITPHTNFKADVYVLSKEEGGRHTPFFTNYRPQFYFRTTDVTGVVTLPEGTEMVMPGDNVEMQVELISPIAIEDGTRFSIREGGRTVGSGVVTSIIK, encoded by the coding sequence ATGGCTAAAGAAAAATTTGACCGCTCAAAAACCCATGCCAATATTGGTACTATCGGACACGTTGACCATGGTAAAACTACTTTAACAGCTGCAATTGCAACTGTAATGGCAAAAAATGGTGACACTGTAGCTCAATCATATGACATGATTGATAACGCTCCAGAAGAAAAAGAACGTGGTATTACAATTAATACTTCTCATATCGAGTACCAAACTAATTCTCGTCACTATGCTCACGTTGACTGCCCAGGTCACGCTGACTATGTGAAAAACATGATCACTGGTGCTGCTCAAATGGACGGCGGTATCTTAGTAGTATCTGCTGCTGATGGTCCAATGCCTCAAACTCGTGAACATATCTTGTTATCACGTAACGTTGGTGTTCCAGCATTAGTTGTATTCTTAAACAAAGTTGACATGGTTGACGATGAAGAATTATTAGAATTAGTTGAAATGGAAGTTCGTGACTTATTAAGCGAATATGACTTCCCTGGCGACGACGTTCCTGTAATCGCTGGTTCAGCATTAAAAGCGCTTGAAGGCGTTGAAGAATATGAAAACAAAATCTTAGAATTAATGGACGCTGTTGATGAATTTATCCCAACACCAGAACGTGATTCTGACAAACCATTCATGATGCCAGTTGAGGACGTATTCTCAATCACTGGTCGTGGTACTGTTGCTACAGGCCGTGTTGAACGTGGTCAAATCAAAGTCGGTGCTGAAATTGAAATCATCGGTATGCAAGAGGAATCAACTAAGACAACTGTTACAGGTGTTGAAATGTTCCGTAAATTACTAGACTACGCTGAAGCTGGCGACAACATTGGTGCTTTATTACGTGGTGTATCACGTGATGACATCTCTCGTGGACAAGTTTTAGCTGCGCCTGGTACTATTACACCGCATACTAACTTCAAAGCAGACGTTTATGTTTTATCAAAAGAAGAAGGTGGACGTCATACTCCATTCTTCACTAACTACCGTCCGCAATTCTATTTCCGTACTACTGACGTAACAGGCGTTGTTACTTTACCAGAAGGTACTGAAATGGTTATGCCTGGCGATAACGTTGAAATGCAAGTTGAATTGATTTCACCAATCGCTATCGAAGATGGTACTCGTTTCTCTATCCGTGAAGGTGGACGTACTGTTGGATCAGGCGTTGTAACTTCAATTATTAAATAA